In a single window of the Bacillus rossius redtenbacheri isolate Brsri chromosome 8, Brsri_v3, whole genome shotgun sequence genome:
- the LOC134535532 gene encoding uncharacterized protein LOC134535532 yields the protein MLEGRMMVDVRHFMVQCRLLERHRCPISSSGTYFLESVNRYGLLTNFKFKCTHCNQEQQFKSEPVECLPVGRKRKCKIDTNLDINDKIVWGAISVGLGYGPLYELLSLIDMHPMSPGCFSYHENRIGEHWKAMLQKEMEDAALEEFSMAKDDGRICMVGNEEYAWTIGILDGGWSQRSYGHRYSAKSGCAIIIGFYTKKLLFLGVRNKYCTACIRSERMEKEPTPHLCFRNWTDSSTAMEADIIVEGFRFCEAKYKLQFKKFVGDGDSSVHAAIVANVSYGRDVEKIECANHVVKNLKKNLYAIAKGIHMRHLSQSKIKALCRCARGCISNCGGDAMLLQSTLLNVPNHVFGDHKLCNLDVCERAGKTANPCSYDALPRELIVGIKQAFDRVRAKSQALVMDLTTNQAEMYMSLVARMAGGKQINRSQQGSYSRRATAAGLSFQLRYKWHGQTMKAITGHSPGVTVKRLMAKRQKQQANCRRRLDMNPHVPRKSESFKPQGDKSYGPHATQPPASGLELEILTESVMRSIELTVQERNDLEVQTRDQGSSQLWMKERRKRVTASFFGRVCKMRENTSCKVTVEAIVYSRVLENAATIHGLANERIAVALYEEQTGHTVKQCGLFVDLQHCFLAASPDGLVDEDGLVEVKCPYSARELNPLDAAMQLKTFFCRVVDGELCLNRSHNYYYQVQGQLHITRRKWCDFVVWTTKGISIERIVRDDCFWLEKMESKLLRFFNNCLLPELADPCRPRGQPIREPEYIIQAQESRSKKRKISDV from the exons ATGTTAGAGGGTCGAATGATGGTTGACGTTCGTCACTTCATGGTGCAATGCCGTCTTCTGGAGAGACAcag GTGTCCCATTTCATCTTCAGGAACATATTTTCtggaaagtgtcaacaggtacGGTCTgctgacaaattttaaatttaagtgcacTCACTGCAATCAAGAGCAGCAGTTCAAATCTGAGCCTGTGGAATGCCTTCCAGtgggaagaaaaagaaaatgcaaaatcGATACCAACTTAGATATCAACGATAAGATTGTTTGGGGCGCAATTTCGGTTGGTCTAGGCTACGGACCATTGTATGAACTATTGTCACTAATTGATATGCATCCTATGAGCCCGGGTTGCTTTTCTTATCACGAGAACAGAATCGGAGAGCACTGGAAGGCAATGTTgcagaaggaaatggaagatgctGCACTGGAAGAGTTCTCTATGGCGAAAGATGATGGACGCATCTGTATGGTTGGAAATGAGGAATATGCTTGGACCATAGGAATTTTGGATGGAGGTTGGAGCCAAAGATCCTATGGTCATAGGTATTCTGCTAAGTCTGGATGTGCTATAATAATTGGCTTCTACACTAAGAAATTGTTATTCCTTGGTgtgagaaacaaatattgtaccGCATGCATTCGGAGCGAACGGATGGAAAAGGAACCCACGCCTCACCTGTGTTTCCGGAACTGGACTGATTCTTCCACTGCAATGGAGGCAGACATTATAGTGGAAGGTTTCCGGTTCTGTGAAGCCAAGTACAAACTTCAATTTAAGAAGTTTGTTGGTGATGGGGATTCAAGTGTGCATGCAGCCATAGTTGCAAATGTTTCGTACGGAAGAGATGTTGAAAAGATTGAATGTGCTAACCATGTCGTGAAGAATCTCAAAAAGAATCTTTATGCCATAGCCAAGGGCATCCATATGCGGCATCTCAGCCAGTCGAAAATCAAAGCCCTCTGTCGCTGTGCAAGAGGTTGTATCAGCAACTGTGGGGGTGATGCTATGCTACTTCAATCAACACTTCTAAATGTGCCCAACCATGTGTTTGGAGACCATAAGTTATGCAATTTAGATGTGTGTGAGAGAGCTGGTAAAACAGCAAATCCCTGCAGTTATGACGCATTGCCTCGTGAATTGATTGTGGGAATCAAACAAGCTTTTGACCGAGTGAGAGCAAAGTCACAAGCACTTGTAATGGATCTCACAACCAACCAAGCAGAAATGTACATGTCATTAGTTGCAAGGATGGCTGGCGGTAAGCAGATAAACCGTTCACAGCAGGGGTCTTACAGCCGTAGGGCTACTGCTGCTGGTTTGTCTTTCCAACTTCGCTACAAATGGCATGGACAAACTATGAAGGCGATCACAGGTCACAgccctggagtgactgtgaagcgATTAATGGCAAAAAGACAGAAACAGCAGGCGAACTGTAGGCGAAGGTTGGATATGAATCCGCATGTACCACGGAAATCGGAATCATTTAAACCACAGGGTGATAAGAGCTATGGTCCTCATGCAACTCAGCCTCCAGCTTCTGGTCTTGAACTAGAAATTCTGACTGAGTCTGTGATGAGAAGCATAGAGCTTACAGTGCAAGAAAGGAATGATCTGGAGGTGCAGACACGAGATCAAGGAAGCAGTCAGTTGTGGATGAAGGAGCGGAGAAAACGAGTCACTGCTTCCTTTTTCGGACGTGTCTGTAAAATGAGGGAAAATACTTCGTGTAAAGTGACAGTGGAAGCGATTGTGTACAGTCGTGTATTGGAGAATGCTGCCACAATACATGGTCTAGCAAACGAGCGCATAGCTGTCGCTTTATACGAAGAACAAACAGGCCATACTGTTAAACAATGTGGTCTCTTCGTTGACCTTCAGCATTGCTTTCTTGCAGCTTCTCCTGATGGTTTAGTTGATGAAGATGGTTTGGTGGAGGTGAAATGTCCATACTCTGCAAGGGAACTTAACCCTTTAGATGCAGCAATGCAGCTGAAAACGTTCTTTTGCAGAGTTGTCGACGGCGAGCTTTGCTTGAATCGCTCTCACAATTACTACTATCAAGTGCAAGGGCAATTACACATCACACGAAGAAAGTGGTGTGATTTTGTCGTTTGGACAACGAAAGGCATTTCAATAGAAAGAATTGTGAGAGATGATTGTTTCTGGCTTGAGAAAATGGAGTCAAAATTGTTGCGATTTTTTAACAACTGCTTGTTGCCAGAGCTTGCTGATCCATGTCGTCCCAGGGGACAACCGATTCGTGAGCCAGAATATATTATACAGGCACAAGAAAGTCGTTCAAAGAAACGCAAAATTTCAGATGTGTGA